In Pseudomonadota bacterium, a single genomic region encodes these proteins:
- a CDS encoding PA0069 family radical SAM protein, producing MKGRGAQANAPIRFFTETREAFDDGWTGDDAVSPPLRTTVTEEQARSIISYNQSPDVPFERSINPYRGCEHGCIYCYARPTHAYLDLSPGLDFESRLFAKPNAAALLRNELAKPGYVCRQIALGTNTDPYQPIERSFGITRQIIEVLWESRHPLSIVTKSSLVERDLDLLAPMARENLAEAYISITTLDRALARRMEPRAGAPQRRLDTVKRLSAAGIPAGILFAPVIPALNDAEMESILEAASNAGARYAGYVLLRLPREVKNLFEEWLQVHEPLKAARIMNRVRDMRGGQENDPHFGTRMRGTGIFAEVIRNRFDLACKRHGLTRSARALDTSKFNPPGALGPQLTLF from the coding sequence GTGAAGGGCAGGGGCGCGCAAGCGAATGCGCCTATTCGGTTCTTCACGGAGACCCGCGAAGCCTTCGATGACGGATGGACGGGCGACGATGCGGTCTCTCCGCCGTTGCGGACCACCGTAACCGAAGAGCAGGCGCGCTCGATCATCTCATATAACCAATCTCCGGACGTGCCGTTCGAGCGCTCGATCAATCCATATCGCGGCTGCGAACATGGCTGCATCTACTGTTACGCGCGGCCGACGCATGCTTATCTCGATCTCTCGCCGGGGCTTGACTTCGAGAGCCGCTTGTTCGCAAAACCGAATGCCGCGGCGCTGTTGAGAAACGAATTGGCCAAGCCCGGCTACGTGTGCCGCCAGATCGCGCTTGGCACCAACACGGATCCCTATCAACCGATCGAACGCAGCTTCGGGATCACCCGGCAGATCATCGAGGTTTTGTGGGAGTCCCGCCATCCCCTGAGCATCGTGACCAAGTCGTCGTTGGTCGAGCGCGATCTCGACCTGCTGGCCCCGATGGCACGCGAGAACCTGGCCGAGGCGTATATTTCGATAACGACGCTGGATCGGGCCTTGGCGCGCCGCATGGAACCACGCGCCGGCGCACCGCAACGGCGCCTGGATACCGTCAAGCGCTTAAGCGCTGCCGGGATCCCGGCAGGGATCCTGTTTGCCCCGGTGATCCCGGCGCTGAACGATGCGGAAATGGAATCGATACTCGAAGCGGCCTCGAACGCCGGTGCGCGCTATGCCGGTTACGTCTTATTGCGTTTGCCGCGTGAGGTTAAGAATTTGTTCGAGGAGTGGCTGCAGGTCCACGAACCGCTGAAGGCCGCGCGCATCATGAACCGCGTGCGCGATATGCGCGGCGGTCAGGAGAACGATCCCCATTTCGGCACGCGCATGCGAGGCACAGGGATTTTCGCTGAAGTCATTCGCAACCGTTTCGACCTCGCCTGCAAGCGCCACGGGCTCACGCGCTCGGCGCGCGCATTGGATACCTCAAAATTTAATCCTCCGGGTGCGCTCGGTCCGCAGCTGACCCTGTTCTGA
- a CDS encoding TolC family outer membrane protein encodes MTINRLTFVLAGFSLIMSPLAAADNLVDVYQLAETKDPELLGIIASRQATLEQYPQARAQLLPSLRFRTEVARNFQDVTPEPGSDDFGAGKFQFTGEAYTLSLTQPVFRYDRWVQLRQAGTRIQQAAAEVDATRQDLGVRVSERYFDVLAAQDELVFSRAAKNALQRQLDQTKLRFEVGIIAITDVQEAQAGYDLAVAQEILALNQVDNAHDALREITGAYHQKLDALTKEIPLILPDPADIEQWTAKALAQNLRISAANFASQTAHEEIRRQQAGHLPTVDIVGFHGPAVTGGRFGNVDIESSAIGVELNVPIFEGGIVVSRTHEAEHRYTQALEEVERQKRAVQRQARDAYLGVVAGISGVNALKQAVVSNETLVEATEAGFEVGTRTTVDVVAAQRELFRARRDYSRARYDYLLDTLRLKRASSTLAAADLAKISAWLGP; translated from the coding sequence GTGACTATCAACCGGCTTACGTTCGTGCTGGCTGGTTTTTCGCTCATCATGAGCCCGCTGGCGGCCGCCGACAATCTCGTCGATGTGTACCAGCTCGCCGAGACCAAAGATCCCGAGTTGCTGGGAATTATAGCCTCCCGCCAAGCCACGCTGGAGCAATACCCGCAAGCGCGCGCCCAGTTGCTGCCCTCGCTCCGCTTCAGGACCGAGGTCGCACGGAACTTTCAAGATGTCACCCCCGAGCCGGGCTCGGACGATTTTGGCGCCGGGAAATTCCAGTTCACGGGCGAAGCGTACACGCTCAGTCTCACCCAACCCGTGTTTCGGTATGATCGATGGGTGCAATTGCGTCAAGCCGGCACCCGCATTCAGCAAGCCGCGGCCGAGGTCGATGCAACCCGCCAGGATCTTGGGGTTCGGGTGAGCGAGCGCTATTTTGATGTGCTTGCCGCCCAAGACGAGCTCGTATTCAGCCGTGCGGCAAAGAATGCCCTCCAACGGCAATTGGACCAGACCAAACTTCGTTTCGAGGTCGGGATCATCGCAATCACCGACGTCCAGGAAGCCCAGGCCGGATACGATCTGGCCGTGGCGCAGGAAATCCTGGCGCTCAATCAGGTTGACAATGCCCATGATGCCTTGCGGGAAATCACCGGCGCCTACCACCAGAAACTCGATGCCTTAACCAAAGAGATCCCGCTGATCCTTCCCGATCCCGCCGACATCGAGCAATGGACCGCGAAGGCCCTGGCGCAAAACCTCCGTATCAGCGCAGCGAATTTCGCCTCTCAGACCGCGCATGAGGAGATCCGCCGCCAACAGGCGGGGCACCTGCCCACCGTAGACATCGTCGGTTTCCACGGACCGGCGGTGACCGGCGGCCGCTTCGGGAATGTCGATATCGAGTCGAGTGCGATTGGGGTCGAGCTAAATGTACCGATCTTCGAAGGGGGAATCGTCGTCTCGCGCACCCACGAGGCCGAACACCGCTATACTCAGGCGCTGGAGGAAGTCGAACGGCAAAAACGCGCCGTGCAACGCCAGGCCCGTGACGCCTACCTGGGCGTCGTGGCCGGAATCAGCGGCGTCAATGCGCTTAAACAAGCGGTAGTTTCCAATGAAACCCTCGTGGAGGCGACCGAAGCGGGCTTCGAGGTCGGCACCCGGACCACGGTGGATGTCGTTGCCGCACAACGCGAATTGTTTCGGGCGCGCCGCGATTATTCCCGCGCGCGCTACGATTATCTATTGGACACCTTGCGCCTCAAACGCGCCTCCAGTACCTTAGCGGCAGCCGATCTCGCCAAGATCAGCGCCTGGTTAGGGCCCTAG